The proteins below are encoded in one region of Paenibacillus sp. YYML68:
- the purM gene encoding phosphoribosylformylglycinamidine cyclo-ligase: MSDAYKQAGVDIAAGNEAVERMKKHVKTTYRPEVLTELGGFGALFGLNKDKYEEPVLVSGTDGVGTKLKIAFAMDKHDTIGIDAVAMCVNDIIVQGAEPLFFLDYLACDRVIPEKIEAIVKGISDGCVQAGAALIGGETAEMPGMYSEGEYDIAGFTVGIVDKKKIIDGSTIQPGDVVLGLASSGVHSNGFSLVRKLLLEQKGYTLHDTIEELGGRLGDVLLAPTKIYVKPVLAALQEVPLKGLAHITGGGFLENIPRCLPDGVNVEIDYGSWPILPIFELMQREGAITNNDMFRTFNMGIGMVVIVAEEHAARAAELFEANGEKAYTLGRVTEGTKVVTFTGAEV; the protein is encoded by the coding sequence ATGTCCGATGCATATAAACAAGCCGGAGTCGATATCGCGGCCGGTAATGAAGCGGTAGAACGGATGAAGAAGCATGTGAAGACAACGTACCGCCCCGAGGTGCTGACGGAGCTCGGCGGCTTCGGTGCGTTATTTGGCTTGAATAAGGATAAGTATGAGGAGCCTGTGCTCGTGTCCGGTACGGACGGCGTCGGCACGAAGCTGAAGATCGCGTTCGCGATGGACAAGCATGACACGATCGGCATCGACGCAGTGGCGATGTGCGTGAACGATATTATCGTACAAGGCGCAGAGCCGCTGTTCTTCCTCGATTACCTCGCGTGCGACCGCGTCATCCCGGAGAAGATCGAGGCGATCGTCAAGGGCATCAGCGACGGCTGTGTGCAGGCAGGCGCGGCGCTCATCGGCGGCGAGACGGCTGAGATGCCGGGTATGTACAGCGAAGGCGAGTACGATATTGCTGGCTTCACAGTCGGTATTGTGGATAAAAAGAAAATCATCGACGGCAGCACGATCCAGCCGGGCGATGTGGTGCTCGGTCTGGCGTCGAGCGGCGTGCACAGCAACGGCTTCTCGCTCGTGCGCAAGCTGCTGCTCGAGCAGAAGGGCTACACGCTCCACGATACGATCGAGGAGCTGGGAGGCCGTCTGGGCGACGTGCTGCTCGCGCCGACGAAGATCTATGTGAAGCCTGTGCTGGCTGCGCTGCAGGAGGTTCCGCTGAAGGGACTGGCACACATTACAGGCGGCGGCTTCCTCGAGAACATTCCGCGCTGCTTGCCAGACGGTGTGAACGTCGAGATCGACTACGGCTCCTGGCCGATTCTGCCGATCTTCGAGCTGATGCAGCGTGAGGGTGCGATTACGAACAATGACATGTTCCGCACGTTCAACATGGGTATCGGCATGGTCGTGATCGTCGCAGAGGAGCATGCAGCACGCGCTGCGGAGCTGTTCGAGGCGAATGGCGAGAAGGCGTACACGCTCGGTCGTGTGACGGAAGGCACGAAGGTCGTTACATTCACTGGAGCGGAAGTATGA
- the purN gene encoding phosphoribosylglycinamide formyltransferase, whose product MNDRSPFRIAVFASGSGSNFQALVDAVKEGRLDARIELLVCDKPEAKVVERAHAAGVAVHAFRPKDYASREAYEAEIVELLNAKQIDLVVMAGYMRLITSVLVEPYYGRLINVHPSLLPAFPGINAVKQALDYGVKVTGVTVHYVDGGMDTGPIIAQQSLALVPGDTEETVAERVHRIEHELYPKVVGWIRDGKVRLNGRQVELSEAAL is encoded by the coding sequence TTGAACGATAGAAGCCCGTTCCGCATCGCTGTGTTCGCTTCCGGTTCAGGAAGCAACTTCCAGGCGCTTGTGGACGCGGTGAAGGAGGGGCGGCTCGATGCTCGCATCGAGCTGTTAGTCTGTGATAAGCCCGAGGCGAAGGTCGTCGAGCGGGCGCATGCGGCAGGCGTTGCCGTCCATGCGTTCCGTCCGAAGGATTACGCCTCGCGTGAGGCGTATGAAGCGGAGATCGTCGAGCTGCTGAACGCGAAGCAGATCGATCTTGTCGTGATGGCTGGCTATATGCGGCTGATCACGAGCGTCTTGGTGGAGCCGTACTATGGACGGCTCATTAACGTGCATCCGTCGCTGCTGCCTGCCTTCCCTGGCATCAATGCGGTGAAGCAGGCGCTTGACTACGGCGTCAAGGTGACGGGCGTGACGGTGCATTATGTGGATGGCGGCATGGATACGGGGCCGATTATTGCCCAGCAGTCGCTTGCACTTGTGCCTGGCGATACGGAGGAGACGGTCGCGGAGCGGGTACACCGGATCGAGCATGAGCTGTATCCGAAGGTGGTCGGATGGATTCGTGACGGCAAGGTGCGATTGAACGGCAGACAGGTGGAGCTTAGTGAGGCTGCGCTGTAA